The Ptychodera flava strain L36383 chromosome 14, AS_Pfla_20210202, whole genome shotgun sequence genome segment tgatatttttcaatatgtCCGCTAAGAGTGGTGGGTAAGCTTCTTGTTATGTGCGTTAAGCACATTGAATCCCAGGGTCAGTTTTACATGTCTTTTATGTTATCAGGACAGTTTACACATAAACTTACcataaatttcctttttatcaATGTACATACAAATGGATGATATGCATACAGAGGTTGAGTCAAAAGGCCAAGTTGATACACAGTacatgaaataatgaaaaatataagCACAAAGGAAGGGTTCTTTATAATAAACAATAGCAGTGTTCAACTCTACGTTGACTTTGAACCAAGTCTGCTGAATACCCCTGAGCCACTGGTTATCTTAATGACCTTTGCAGATTTTTGAACATCTCTCGTCTTTGCGGCGGACTTTTTCAATTCTGTTGAAGACCTGGGTCTTATAATCTTCTTTGCTGACACTTTTTTCCCCTCGGTTGATGGCGTGGTGGAAGTAGCTTCTGCCTTTTGCGTTCCAAGCCTGGCTTTCACCCCTAGGGGCTTTGTTTTTGTCAGGATGGAAGTTACAGTGCCAGTCTCTGATTGATGGATTGGCAATCCTAGCCTACCTAACACAGCACCGGTGTTTTTCCCTTCCCTTGCTGCTTGTCTCGCAGCACTGAGAACTACCGTCACCCCAGTCTTTTTAAGCGGTGCTGCTGATGTCTTTGTTTGGGTGCCAAGGCGTTTAACAACACCAGTTCCTTTTTTCAGGGCAATTTTCTTGGAACTTGTACTTGACACAGTGCTTTTGCTAGCACCCAGTCTCTCTCTAATGTTTGTTATCTGcacagatattgattttttggtaGGTTTTACTGGTGCCAATTCACTCGTTGAAGACGCCTCTGCCTTTTGGGGGCCGAGCCTTTCTTGCACGCTTGTCTGCCCAGTATTTGATATAGTCCGGACTATTTTGATTGCCGAGGTAGTACTGGATGAGACTTCAGGTTTCACAGTGCCACGTCTTGGTTTGGCATCCGGATTCTGTGGGCCAAGTCTCTCCAATATGCTCTTTTTCCCAACAGTGGGATCAGGCTTCTTAGCCTTGGCTTCTCCTACTTTGGCACCGAGGCGGTCCTGCACATTCACCTTCATGCCACTGCCCAGCGTGACGTGACCTTCTGCTGCTTGGCCTTTGTTGGTGAAGCGCCAGGTTTGAGAACACCGACATACTCCAACACTGAGCCGTCATCGGAGGACAGTGACATGGTTTTCTGCCGTTTTCTTCCACCTAACCTTTTGAACACGGAACTTGAATCCTGGAATACAAACGACAACAGGAAAATCAGCATTattcaaacacattttttttcctgtAGAGAAACAGCGTACACAACTTAATACAACCACCAACTACTGAAATCTTTGGCCtgacaaataaagaaaaacacAAAGCAGGATCAATATGTGGGCAACATCAAATGAAGACCTGTCCTATCAGCGGTAGTTTTGAATCCTTTTCAATGAAAAAGATCTAAACACCTTTCAGTTGATCTATACCACACAAGTAAACACTGGATGGATGTGAGTTGTGGAAATGCTATGTGACAATCCTTGACAACATTCATTCCTTTCTCTCCTTTGTTGTTGGCCATTATGTCAAGCTCATTGCCATTGTTGATACACACAGATGACAATAACAACCTACCCCGTCTTCTTTCACGTCATCTCCACTGATTTGAGTATCACTTTTGGCCTTCTTCATCACTTTCTTTCCATTGTTGTCAGCCACTGAGCCCTTGCCGCTTGCACCAAGCCTGTCAAACACTGATTTCTTGGAGTCACCTGAATAAAGATGTTGATTCAGAGTCAAAGGTTAAGCAGGAATGCACCTCAGAGACTTTGCGTGGAcgttcaaatttttacaattttttttctggtctgTTACTTGTGATGACTAATTTTGAAGATGTGAAGTGAattaagttttcactgtcttgtctttgtgaaaatcgaaaatgcaATGCCCACCCTTGGAGTTACCAAAGGgttagtggccattttgaattttaaactaTTGGTAATGTTTAGGCTATTCATTTCGTGAGTGTGAATCTTTGCATGGAAATCCCAGATTTGCATCCTTGACTATGAAAGAGGACAGTTGAGCGTTTCCTTGAGCAAACTATGAGCAAAAGTCTAAAACATTCAGTTTCAAGTCGTGTACTACCAAGATTGTTGTTAAAAGGCTTGGGGCAGAGTACCATATTTACTTTACAGCTCCAAGCTGACCCTCACAAGGGTAACGTTTCCATGTATTCAATGCCTACACCTTGTTTTTATTGGCGTGAAAATTGAGATATGTACATCAGTCTATACTCTGGACAGCAACTTTATATACTCAATACAACATATCCTCTtgcatgacatttttttttcaatgcaggaaaagttttctttcaatgtTTGTTGGCTGACAACTGATAAACACAAGTGTATGGAAATCCCTAGATTAATTTTAGCAGCAAAGAAATACAATGAGAGAGGCCAACACATCTACACATAATATTCAAAACTGATATTTGCTGACAAGgaaatttcatggaaacacgattggaaagtAGAGTACTCACCCTTTTGTTCCAATTCAGGTTCTGGACTGATTTTCCTGGGCTTTTTCACTGGTTTCACTTCAACTTGCTTTATCTGTGACACATCTAGTACTGCTTTGGAACCTGTCAAACACGAAAATTGAAATtcaccaaaaaaattacaggtactCTCGTAATAAACTGAAATATTCAttgttgatacatgtatgtgctgCAAAGCTGCAATGGATCATGAAACTAAAATGTGGCGGTGTGCTATGAGTGCATTAAGACTAACCTGTCTTGGGTACAGCTCCGAGCCGAGTGGCCATCTCTGTGGTGACTTTAACCTTTGGCTCTGGTTCAATATTAACACCCTCTTTACGCAAGAAATGTTCCAGCATACGACTGCCAGCTACAGATTGAACAAACCAGccacacatatacatgtatgttacacATGATATATACACCATGGATTTGTTTTTGTCGATATAACATTATGACAAACAGCTTTACATAGCTTCAGTTAATGCTTGCTGTTTGATTAAAGCATGACATGAACATTTGTATACCCCATGTAGTGAAACTCCATGACATCTATCTACACCAATAAAATGCTTTCCAATGATTATATGAAATTAACTTGTGCTATGTGTTACTAAAACGCAGTTACTTTTGTAATTCTATTctgatacaaataaataaataaataaatatataaccaTTCCATCAATTTGGTTGAAAAAAGAAATCAGATTCTGATTTAGGAGAGATGAATGAATGGAAATGTACAGATAAATATTTGTATGGCATTgcattgtaaaatttcaaaatgatggaAGGTTGGAAGGAATCTGGTCACATAACATAAAATTTGACAATGTCTGGAAGGTATGTTGCTGAATAAGTGTCAAGAAATTCAGTTGTGGTCACGTAGAACAGACAGTCAACAGGAATTCATGTAGTAATGAATTCATCATGTGTCAGATCATGTACAAATAATTGAAGGTCACATTCACAAAGAAATTGAATTGATGGAATGACTATAGAATATTGTTGATAACAGTTGAAGGACTGCATTTGATATGATTGCTATGCTTACGTGTTGTCTGTCTCTTAATCTCAACCATACCATCTGATGATGCAGGTAATGCAGCCAGAGCTGGTTTTTCTCGTTCTTCCTAAGATGGAAAAAAAGACAGGTATATTGACATCATTGTAGGACACTGAGACGAAAAGAATGATCCAATCAGATGTGAATGCTATGATGCCCTCACTTTCTTCAATGCCATATTTATGGACAATAAAGTCACAATTCATGCAATTAATAGAAGGTTCATCCAGCTGATAATaacaaatcatagacagtagcgGGTGAACGGTCTACAAACAAATCCAAACTCTGTGGAATACAAATACACATTGTGTTATGGGATCAAACCATTAATAACAAAACCACATTGCTCTCCACAAATACACTATTTGTTTTCCTATCAACATGTGAAATTCTATTATAAACTGGAAGGACATGTAATAAAAGGAGACAGCTGGAATAATTAGTGAACTTTTCCAGAAGTTACTAAAGGAGGAGTATGCTAAATATGGACTACAGaactgagttttttcattttcaaattcaatCTAGAAAGCAAAGTAAATACAAGAAACAGAAGTATCATTATCCATAGTTCTATCATAGTTTGACTCACCCTTGCATGGACACTTTTACTATGTTTCAAGATACTGATAATGTCCCCCATGACAGATATTCCCATGTCTTTGAGGTACTCCTTTGTCAGGTCTATCAGCATGCCTCGTTTTATTCTGTTGTCAATGAATGTCACTGCGTATGTTGATGCTGGTCCTGGTGGAATGCCTGCTCCAGTGAAGAATTTGATCCAGTCGGACATTTCTACACATTGGATTAGAAACAACATACTAATCAAACTGTCATAGCATGACTCAATTCATCggagtattatattatatattatactcTCTGTCTACAAACACCAGAGTAACTGGTGACCCTGTCAGACTGAGAAGGAGTATGGACATCCCAAAGAGAGTTGTGAAATGTCTgaaacatctataaataaaaacattctcCCATGGCATGCTATATtccattcacaggaggaaaatACAATTTGTGCTTTTATGCATAGACCCCATAAAAAACTAGGGTCTATGTTTTATGTTGAAACTAACATTGTCATATACCATcatattaattttaattttccagGTATCAAAAGGAAGCAGAAGTGCGAAAcacttcaaaaggcaaaaagtgTTTACACATTACATATATTCTAGTTTGGTTGAATTTAAAATTGAATACATTTATCACAGACATCACAAAGTACTGAGTTGTACATAGTTTAAATACTGCAACCAGTATTtaattcaattttcatcattaaaatATTAATTACCAAAACTTCCATATGGTAGACATATATTTTTCGAATAACAAACATGTAAGTTTTGACTGCTGACTTATGCGTTCGCATCATAATTCTGAGAAGATGGCACGAATCTGTACAATGTATCATGTATATGGTGGGGTAAAGAGGTGGACCTCGATTTGACCGACAGCATTTGTGGCATTCTTAACGCATGACATGATCTCATGTTTTAATCGTCTGCAAGTAAAGTGATAGTATGCCATCAGAATGTACCTCTGGAATGTTTTCAAATCCGCTACCACTCTTATTTGAAGTTGACAGTTGGGGCGATTGTCGATGCGTTTGACAACGGAATGAATGACACAAATTATTGAATAGACAGCAGCAGAGTACTATCAGACTGAATAAATCTACGATATCATTTCGTTGGGTTTGGATCAATCTAAAACTTCTTGGAGTTTCATCAGTTCAACTTCACTGTCAAACAGTGTAACGGACACAtaattcagtttgtcataaacaCGATTTGAGAATGAAATGTGATTGTGGCATTGTGGTTGAATGTGATATGTACGGTCTGTACAAGCTTTAAAACATAACAGATGATCTGTTTCGCCGTAAATCGATGCCGGTAAAATATATTCACTAACCTTTGCTTGCTGCCATTTTGTCAGCGACGCGTTTGTCGGCCTCGCGAGATTATCGTTTGTTGCGTGACTTACGTGCGTTGAttggaaggtcaaaggttacctGCACGACGGCTGAGACTGAACACTACATTACTATGTCTCATTTGTTGTATGCAGTTGCACAGTGCGAAAAGTGACAGGACGAAAATTTCGTACAATACCTGATATCCATCTCTTAATTCAGATGCCCGAAGAATCGAGGAATTCGAATGGCGATCACGTCAGACGTTGAGTGGGATACATTTATCCATGGTCAGCATCTCTCTGTTTTCTACTCTACTGCTGACTACTTACTGCACCTTTCAAGCATTTGCTGCAGCTGCAAGCATAGAGTAGATCTCCCTCTACTGTTTACGCTGAAAGATATGCCATTCAAAATAGctttttctctaatttttttcttttgaaaccTGGAAGCAGGAGCAGGCGCATACACTGATTAGGCATATTACAGTGAGATGACCAAAACAGTGCAAGAAACTCTTACTATCTCATTTGATTTGTAAGGGTCGGATTGTAGTCTGTAGTAGATGTGTTATGGATACTCATCATACAGGGTGGATGATGCAAAAGGTGCATCCAGTGTACAGGAAGTTCAAGTTGCATCAGAAGATAAATGGATGGTCCAAGGCAGAGGAGGTTAACCCTTGTCTGGTAGAATTCATCCATCTCTTTCATTTTCGAACAGACTTGAGTGTCTGAAGAAACTCGAAAAAAACATATATAAACATGTCATGATACATGTTTCATTGATTTATCTCGCAAAGATATACATAAAGCTGctgccttaaggtagtatgcgccttgaaagtgaaaaacttcaacttttgctcaaacttacaTCAAGGAATGTctcaaacattctctttcaaaatcaagaatacaattttagggtcaccgtgcaaattttgatagtagagaaacaattaccgcaatttaccaatatttgaaattcaaaatggacgccatccctgtgttaactctattgagaaaagtaaaattttctattctcgaaaaactaagatgatgaaaatttttcttacaccaagagctttaaaataagcaccaacaagtggtagatcagaatagaaatatgataaagtttgagagttgGAGTTTCAGTCCCCTAGGCTCATTATACCTTAACCTGATAGTGATAGGATATATCCAAATGGTCAAAGCAATCTTCTGGGTCCCTGGTTTTTGGTTCTTTTGCATCTGAACAGTGAATCTGATCCCTTTCATCCCAGCTTGCCTATGTAGAAGTCCAGACTTTTCATTGAATAAAAATGGGGTTTATCAATGTTATGTAATGAAAGGGTGAGTGTAATTTGCCATGTGTATCCTGATCAAAATCTGCCATCTTGCTGCAGAACCATGACCTTTCATGTTTATTAAGTGATGTATTTTTCAGGAATATGGCTTTAGGCAGGTGTTGAAATCTTTCATGAACAACAATGTGCACTTTTAATTTcgtttcagaatttttaaagcATACAAGATGAAAAATTACACTCTCAGTAAcagtattgtttattttacCCGTACATTATTGGGCTGCATGCTTGGTGCAACCAATGGAGCTGAAAAAAGAGGAATTAGCTCCATGATGCAACCCCAGCACCAAGATTGTTGTTGCAATATGCATTTTTCTAAACATCTCTACAAGTATTCTTGGAGAGTTTGATGGACGAAATCACAGAGAGTAacttcattttcttgttttctatGCAGAGAACCTCATTCAGCATGGTATAGTGAATGGTGTGGCTCTCATCACCAGACAGTGTCAAATTGTATATTCCTATGGCAGTCTGCAGGATTTGGAACAGGTGAGTCATTTAACTTCATGTAATT includes the following:
- the LOC139150016 gene encoding uncharacterized protein C19orf47-like, producing the protein MAASKEMSDWIKFFTGAGIPPGPASTYAVTFIDNRIKRGMLIDLTKEYLKDMGISVMGDIISILKHSKSVHAREEREKPALAALPASSDGMVEIKRQTTPGSRMLEHFLRKEGVNIEPEPKVKVTTEMATRLGAVPKTGSKAVLDVSQIKQVEVKPVKKPRKISPEPELEQKGDSKKSVFDRLGASGKGSVADNNGKKVMKKAKSDTQISGDDVKEDGDSSSVFKRLGGRKRQKTMSLSSDDGSVLEYVGVLKPGASPTKAKQQKVTSRWAVA